Part of the Anomaloglossus baeobatrachus isolate aAnoBae1 chromosome 1, aAnoBae1.hap1, whole genome shotgun sequence genome, acttcaggtttacaggccctcatgcacgtctgtatgcaggggcattggtgaacctcacaattttggactgccctggcaaaggaaaatactacaaagactcacttcctcaaaatgggcacattagactcaagaggccttcatgtacgtctcttctcagggacatcggagtgccacacaatgttttcacgtaaaatctttcatgtattaatctcaaaaagtaacatacaccagctctatctcactattgggtatgtgcccttaacatttctgccatgaaaaatcattttggggtcattttggaaggttttctggtgagtccgtaaaaatggcgtgaaacgcggacaaaattgttcacagctgtgacttttgagtgataaatgcttcaaggggtcttccccatgctgttgccatgtcatttgagcactcttctgagacttttgtgacatttttagggtttctacatgctgccggggggtcatttcacaaaaatactcgggtctcccataggataacattgggctcgttgctcgggccgagtacacgagtatcttgggaggctcggcccgagcttcgagcacccgagctttttagtactcgctcatcactaaagctaGCATTTTTTTGAAATATGATCAGTCTATTGAGAATATTGTGGTTCATATTTCAATGCTATACTCCTGTTTTTTTTACCCCAATACAGAGGTCAAAACCGTACACAGTAGTGGAGCTAGCATTTGTTTGATTACCTGCTTATTGAGAATATTGTGGTTCATATTGAATACAGTTCCCCTGTGTCACTTTACTCCACCTCTTTATGGACATCACTAAAGGAACCATGTTTTAGGTTCATCCATATATACTCTTAGGGGGGTTCTTTCTATGTAGAATTTGGTTGCCTAATTGTGTCTTTTGTGTCCTCTAATACACTTTATTGTGGGGTTGTCCTTTTAAGTAaattattaaaggttatgttttatttTTACCCAGATAATTACAATCCCTTTATAGGATTAAAAATGCTATGAGGGTCCAGACATCTGATCAACATGCAGGCCTAGGTCCAAATCTTGCAATGGGCTAATTGGACTCTAGATACACCACTTGTCCCAGCAATAGAACACCATGTGATCACCTCTTTAAGAACACTTCAAACTAAAAGGATTTGTAAAATGTGGACAACTCCTTTATCTGTAACTTGAGAGATTCTCttgaattaaataaaaaattagAGGAACAATAAGGAGAATTTTGTATTTAAAAGGATATGTCACCAGATAGGAGACTTTTTTTTTATTGGTAATTTTTCTGGTCTTTGCCAATGGGCAAATTGGGAAATAATGCAGAGCACCCGAAATACACACCCCGAGAATCCTATGTGCCACTTCTCTTTGGTAAAAACAAGAAAAATTAGCTCTAAATAAAAAGGTTGCTATCGCTCAAACTGTATAGATTTTtttacaacaacaacaacaaaaaaaacaatacACAGGGGAACAGCAGGAATAAGATAAGGAAAAAAGTGGCCATTGTAAAAGGGGTTTTCTGGCTTCTAAAGACCAATCTCACCAGGGGCAGTTTGTTTTTATGAACAAAGAAACTTTTCTTACCCTCCACAAGTCCAGCGTTAAGTCTCCACCTGCTCCTggtatctgttattgtctgcagtgctagctagagatgagccaccaccctagtgttcgagttctgtTCGTTGAACAGTGGGTGTGTTTGTCAAACATTCAAACACTTTTGAACACctttgaacaccattgaaaacaatggcagtatGTCattgtctgacagaggaagttcctcccttgtcatgatagttacccgatacacatcctgtagcggcgaactacgtgtatcgggtaaccatcgcgacgagggaagaACTTTTCCCTTCTTTCAgaggctactcaaaggcagtgcgctggccaatcagaggcaagcggttcctgcctttgatgtcagcgcgctggcagcggaaggtCCGGGGCAttggtcgcatggttacccgatacacatcctgtaccgacaAACtgtaagtcccaggaggccggcaatggaacggaaggtaaggtgagcataatatgtgtgtgtgcgtgtatgtttgtgtatgtttgtgtgtgtttgtgtgtgtttgtgtgtatttgtacgtgtttgtgtgtgtttgtgcatgtgtggaatggcacaataggggaccaggatgggacatttaacaagttgtggaacgaattgtctgcattacaatgatttcctatgggaaatcttgctttgctgaaccagtaacttggttaacaagcacactcccagaacggattgttctcattaaccaaggttccactgtattaacattgaatgacagtactactgtgaaaagccagttatacttttggtgattgaaccgttatcgaacataacctcgaactgtcgaacttgaagctaattgttcgcgttcgtcgaatgactcgaacatcgcctaaaacaggttgaatttgagattggcgaacagttcgattcgatccccgctcatctctagtgctaacaTGATGTCATCAGCGCTGTAGCTAATTTAATGAGCATAGTGGCTTGTGCTGTCTACTGAACTCATCGATTCGTTTCAGGGCTGTCAATGTAACACCAACACTACAGAATTACCAGACAACTTGAGCAGCAGCTGAGACACAGTGCTTAGGGGCAGCGGTTTTCTGAAAATGGCAAGCCCCTTTAAATGGATTGGCATGTGTAAGATGTTATTTCTTGCAGAAGCAGACATATGAGAAATATAAGAACACTATCCCTTGCTAACTTAATGGGATAACTTTCTAACTCATTGATTAATATACAAATATGAAACAATTTTGAAAGTAAAACTGTTCCCAAGCAGAGCAGTCACTTTTACTTCCATTTGTCTTAAATGTATCATAATAATTTTGATTTGTCAGATGGAGCAGGTTTAATTGCCATCATCAATATGTATATAGGAAAAAATGTCTTTCAGCTTTGAAGACGGGGCGGAAAGTTCACTCATCAATCAAGGAAATCAATTTTCTTTATCAATGAGAAGTTATTTCATTTCATAAATCTTGTCGTATGGGCAATTTCTGTTTGGCTGATGTGGTTGGAGCACATACCTTCAGGGGGTATGCATCTGAACATTTGTTAACTGCTACATAAGCTCATTTTCAATATCTTGCAAAGCAATCGTGTTTTGTGACTAGCCAGCAATAAACTGGAGTATAATTTTTAATGATGCTTAATAGAATATAAAACATCTTTATTTCAATAAGAACGTTTTGCTCAAACATAAATTTTCATTTAAAACTCATCACGGTAGTTCACATGGTAAAACCACATAATACACAACCCAAGTTAAATAAGCTCTTTCTCAAAAGCACCAAAAgaggtttaaaggggttgtccactatttgaagAACACCTCCTCAATCCCAATGTTTTCCTACAGTAAAATAACActaatgggtgctttacacgctgcgacatcactagcgataaccagcgatgtcgtgcgcgatagcacccgctcccgtcgctcGTGAGAcaattggtgatcgctgccgcagcgtcacacgcacataccttgtcagcgacattgctatgaccgccgaacaatccctccaagAGGGAgcagcgttcagcgtcatagcgacgtcactgcggcatcactaagccaatagcagaggaggggcagagatgagtggccgaaCATGCCTCccaccccttccttcctcattgccggtgggcgcaggtaaaaagatgttcgtcgttcctgcggtgttacacatagcgatctgtgatgccacaggaacgatgaacaacatcgtacctgcagcagcaacgatattaaggaaatgaacgacgtgtcaacgagcaacgatctttcacgtttttgcgatcctTGATcattgctcattggtgtcacacgctgcgatgtcgctaacggcgccggatgtgcgtcactaatgacgtgaccccgacgatatatcggtagcgatgtcgcagcgtgtaaagcaccctttatactcacctctggtgctaaTGCTGTTCCACTGGTGTCAGCACTGGCTCTCCCGAGGATTGTGTGACATTGGTACGTCACATGATCCCTCAAGTCAATAAGTTCTGGTTTCACCTTCCCTACTATGGACATAATTGACATGCGGAGGAAGTGAAAGCAGCGGGTCTCACACATTTCTGATTTGTCTGAAGGAGCAGACAGTGAAGCCAGCACTATTTGGTCACAGGGATCGTGTgatataacaatgtcacatgatccccaggagagccagtgctgacACCAATGGAACAGCattggcaccagaggtgagtatgtgttattattttactgTGACGAAACATATTGacggagaaggggttgtctgaaacATCCCCTTAAACAATGTAGCGTGAGTCTTGGGTGACACTTCTTTTCCGGCAGTACTTTGAGTTTAAAGCGTTACTGTAATTAGGTGGATTTTTAGAAGAAGCTGTTGTGTATGTATATGAAGAATAATAATAATTCTGACAATTACATGTCTTTCAACCTGAATTTTGACAATTTTTTCCCTGCATATGCACAATCTCTAATTTCCAGTTGTCTCTGAGCCAGAGGGTAGAGAGACAACTATTACTAAGTCTCCCATATACTGTAGAATGAGACATGAGACATTACAGCTCCGCTTTGTCTATGTAGCACATGGTCAAAAACAGCTGCTCAGAGAAAATTACATAACAGTCTCTTAGTTGCATAACTGAACCATCACATTCGTGAAAtaaacacttaggctatgttcatacattgcttatttgctgctttTATTCTGCAGGCATaatctgctctcttggcagtaaaaaactgtttacaaaaagcaggttttgctgatTTTTTGCTGAGCATTTTTGGTGTAATTTTAGTGTAGATTttatgtgtcatttgtctacagcatATGTTTAATAAACTAGTCTCATTCATCAAAAAAAGGAGCAGAAATACAGTATTTTTATACTTTCTtatggtgaaaaaatgctgcaaaaatgctacaaaaacagTAAAAATTAACATATTGCAGTTTTCAAAAAAGCTGCAGTTTTCCAACCCAGTTAGGAAAAAAAGCAATTGTTCATTAAATTTCCAATATTTCACATCTTTTGCTTGGATTGTAAAATGCAGCTTTTATTTTGGATAAAAAACACATaatgaaaatgtaataaaaaggTGTGAAAATTGCCTTAGTAGGGAAATAGACACTTGCAAGGAAGCAGTAGCGCAAGTCTCTGCTTCTCTCTCGCTCTACTgccctcctcttttctctctctatggTCACCTGTCCTGCAGTGAGTTGGCTGTCCTTCTTGATTTGAACAAATTGAGTTTTAGCTGTAATTTAACTAAATGATGAGTTCAGGAGACAAGAGAAGGTAAATTGGCTCACAAGATGGGGGAAAAACAAATTTATTTGATAAAAAGTATTAcaaaatttaccgtatttttcggattataagatgcacttttcctcccaaaaagttgGGAGGCAAattaggggtgtgtcttaaaaatcTGAATATTGCTTACTGGGAAGTGGAGAATTGTCAAGGAAAGTAGAGAATCAACGGCACATACCATCCGATTTCCAGAAAAATATATTCTTTTATTGGTTCCAAAGGTGCATATAAAAGGCAAGAGGGGAGCTGGGTGCGGATCTCCTTAGGACCAGCCAGGTGCCGGATGGTGCGTGCaagcggctgcctctctgtcctggtgtccggctgcctctctgtgcctgCCGGTTACCGGCTGCCTATCTATGAAGGTGGGTGGCCGGCCTGCTGGGTGCTACTCTGTGTGGGTGGCTGGCTGTGtatactgcggtggctgtgctggcagcggaagctgccatGGTTGTGCATCaggtgtcccagatggtctgtccaCAGTCCGGACTTCAAATGATGGCGcgtggagtcagcgtgtgcgcagatagcGCTCTtgtatgagagctccatctgcgcacgtgccgctccgggcgccatttctttgaagcctggactgccgacagagcatctgggacactcgccgcaccggcctgctccaccacacaaccactgcAGCTTCTGCTGCAAGCACTGACCCGCATCCACCGCCGCCAGCACTGATCCGCTGCCGCCACTGCTAGCACTGACCCACTAATGCCAGAACAGACCCAccgccactgccagcacagactcactgctgctgctgccagcactgacccgccacCGCCAGAACAGACCCAccgccactgccagcacagacctgccaacactgccagcacagacccgccACTGCTGCAAGCATAGcctttgcctcctgtgaccctgctccaccactgctgccacccccatTTGGTAAGACTACACTGGAGTAAAAgacggattccattttttttttacatttttttatctctaaatttggggtgcatcttatgatCTGgtccatcttataaaatgaaaaatacaatatATTTCATACTTATGAACCTTCCAGTGCCTACATCAGCAAATTTCATCTGTAGCCATAAACTACTTGCACACAACCCTTTCTTAAATGTAAGAGTCCCCTGAGTAAAATAAGAAAAAGCTTATATCAATGTCATGTAAGTGTTTAGAGGTCCGGTACCTATTTCACTGGAACAACAGTGGTGTGGGGGGTGAATATAAGCTTTACTTAGTTTAGTTCTCTAATCAGgatttaagaaggggttgtccaactggtggacaacccctttaaattgagCTTCTCAGAGTTCATTCCCTCACCTCTTCAAGTTTTTCATGTCTTCCTGAGTGAAGAAGCCTCTCATAATAGCTGTTTTTAATGGGAGCTTTTAAGCATATTCAGCAGGTATAGACAATTTGCTAACTCTTCCAGGAGTCTGGGAGTTCCTCATTTATTTGGATAACCCATTATGTGCTCTAGGAAAGTATGCAAAAAAGCCATATTTGCTTATACTATTGATTTATACAAAGTTTGATGAAACAACAGTGACCATTTATTTTTAGGCATCTACAATTGGTTGCTAGGGAAATAGCCTAGCAACCACAGTGTTACAATAGGTTGTCAGACATAGTATACCTAGTAGCTAATCTACATCAGATTACTTAGGTTTTTAGCTCAAGTAGAGAAATACTTTATAGAAATAAATGGGCTCCTGAGAAGTGTCTAAGTTCTCAGGGGTTAGCTCCTCAAACATCAGCCTTACATTTTTGCCACCaagagggtgggtgacttgtccccTTGGCAATCAGATATAAACAATGCTCTCTTAGCAAGAGAATGaaagcagatagaaaaagcaagtcaattacaaacttgcttattttGTTACTAACTAGTGATACCAATTGAGCAAAATGAAATTAACgcttatttttattgattttattggaATAATCATAGGTTTATAATTGTAATTGATTATTCACTTACTTGGAAAGTGCACTCTTATGTCTTCTTGCATCCTCAATTTGATGATCCATTGTTTGTTTTTCAATTTTCTTTTCCCAAAAGTTTTTTAATCCATCAGCATCATGGGCCAAAATCTGTCTGCGACTTAAAATAGTTTTCCCCTCCATTTTCTACAAAGAAAAACCAAAGAATCATTTACTATTCCAGAACCCAATATCACATATCAAATAATTTTTTGGTATGGGTCACACATGGCAGACGTGGCAGAATTGTATTTGATTGTTACAGTAAATACACCTAAAGTTATATAGGGTTTATAATAATCTATGTACATATAGTATTAGGCAGAAATATATAAAGGAAAGGTACCAGCACGGCAATATGAAAAAGTCTAAAGGACTCGATCAAACAGTCACCAGCTGTCAGCAGATATGGAGGGTGAGTCAACATATGCATGCATGGGTTAATAAATCCACCCATGGATGGGTTATTAAAAGATTAATTTCACTGAATGTGCTGCCTCACTCTCTATAACTGTATTTGGTGGAATGATTTTAAGCAAACCTCAAATCAGACAAGTCGATGGTGAAATGattcatattttatatatttttgtgaCTATGAAAAATGGGATCCAGCAGCAGATAAACATTGTCTTCAAAGGGCTCAGACTCGTTTTAATCATTAGAACAAGCAATTTTTGTTGACTGATTTCGTGCAGTGTCCCAATACTGCCGTAGCTGGTCCCATCTTGACACACCGGAAATGCTACTCAGCAAATCACAAGCTGTTTAAGTGGTTGTAAACCATTTTGACAACCCCTTCATAAAGCACCACTCAAGTGTTGGTatgtttttcagcgctggagtgacgctttaaatctaagccctctgcgcccagtcatatactcaccttccgttGACTTCACTTTTACTGATGCCGCTCCAGTTCCACTACTTCATTTTGTGagagtaacttctgactggccaaaaTTCAGAAGTTACGTCGTAAGATCTCAATGCATCTCTACGAGAACCAGAATGAGACTCTCATAGAGATGTGTTAAAGCGTGACCTCAAGTGTGCTCCATTAACACAGGAGCGTACT contains:
- the LOC142296653 gene encoding protein FAM240B-like produces the protein MEGKTILSRRQILAHDADGLKNFWEKKIEKQTMDHQIEDARRHKSALSKLREEWTQRLQFRLNMLQSLQEEQKRQLYGKEPGSNPNTAA